The genome window GGTGAGCCGGATCCTTTGAGAAGATCAAGCTCGGTCTCAACTCTGGTCCTCCCACCCCCTTACTCCTTGAGCCCTTAGCCCAatggcaggaggggagggcagcctccaaggcagcttgggggctgacattgtggcacagagggttaagccgctacctgcaacactggcgtcccatatgagcgccagtttcagttttggctgctctacttttgatccagctccctgcttgtgcacctgggaaagcagcagaagacggcctgagagcttgggctcctgccacctacgtgggagacccggatcaaGTTCCAGGCCAgtcccagtcccggccattgtggctatttgggaaatgaaccagcagatggaggatctctctccctccctccttctctgtaactctgcttttcaaataaatgagtaaataaatcatttttaaaaatggtcagCCTGGGGTCAACATCCAGGaatgcaggcaggaaggaaggggccAGCCAGATGCCTGCCTTCTGATCTCCCCAGCATTTTTGGAGGTGGTTGAGTTCATCAGCACTGTCCTGGCCCGCATGAAGAAGGCACTCCCATACTCCAGCTGTGTTTAGCTTATTTTCCAGTGTGCCTTTAAATCGGATTGGATATTCCCTTATGTCCCACAACATTGCTAAGAACAGTGAAGTTAAACCCATTTTGCAGAATGGGAGCCTGAGATCCCGTCCTCCTCCTACCTCTGCAAAGAAGGCCTTAAGCTGGTCCAGGTGCTGGAAGATGCTGGGTGAATTGGTATCCAGGCGTGCCAGGCGATGGGCTGCTTCCTCAGCCGACAGGCGCATCGGGTGTGGCTCCTGCAGACATGCGGGCAGTTAGCGCCACGGCCTGGGCAGCCCCAACCACTGTGCTCCAAGCTGCCTCACCTTCAGCAGCTGACAGGGAGTCTGCCCAAAGTTGCTGATAATGCCCTCTAGAGCCTTCCGTTCCCGCTCATCTGCCACGTGGTCCAGGTCGACAGCccctgggcaggaggcagggcagtCAGGACTCCCtctgccctgtgcacctgcccccgcTCATCTGCACCTTGTTTCCACTTCAGTGCAGTGCGCCACCCACCCTCGTAGGTGCAGTAATAGAAGACATTGAGGGCTTCCTCTGCTGCTGGCCCCCGCTGCTTGTAGCCAAAGATGAGGTCGATCCACTCGTGCAGGTGGGCAGACACATACTCTGACTCCTGAGGGTCCGGGGGCGGTCAGTCCAGGGCTGGCTGTGCCCCCAGGACCCTCAACTGTGGGTGTGCGCCCATCTCGATGTGGCCGCCTCCTCACCAGAGCCCTGCGGTGCTTCTGGATGAAGTCCTCAGGCGAGCTGGCCCACGGAGGCAGCACCACGTCGCCCACCTTCTCGTTGGTCAGCTGGAGGCAGCCGAGGTCAAAACCTGGCAAAGGACTGGGTCAGCTGCACCCTGTGCCATCCCTGTCACTCCTGGCCAGCCAGCCTGGGCTTTGCATCCTCACGCTGCCCGTGTCCTACCGTTCTGGTTCTCCAGGAAATCAGGGAAGTAGAAGAACTCTGGGATGAGCTCCTTCACGTCGGCAGGGCTCTCCAGGCGGGCCTGCCAGGCTGCTGCCACCGAGTGGAACTGCCGGTCAGAGCAGTCAAAGCTGGAGAGGGACACGGGGCCAAGgtgagccagggagagagggtgCACGGAAGGGAAGTGGGGAGCCAGAGGCCAGCTAGGGATGCCAGGAGGGCCTGTGTCCCCCTCGACTTCCCCCACACCCCTGGGGCCGCACCGGCCACTCTGCAGCTGGACGTGCAGGGAGGTAAAGGGCTCCATGCGGATGAGGTAGTGCATCACGCCTGCTGCGTTGGAGTAGTGGGTGCCATAGTGGAACTTGTCGATGGTGCCGGCAGGGTCCTCGAAGCTCTCGTACCTGGTTCCACAGTGAGCAGGAGTCAGTAGGAGCCCCCGGCGCTCATCCCCACCCCGCTGAGCCAAGCCCCTGCCCACGTGCTCACTTCTCCCTCACGAGCTGGGCATGCTTGGGGTTCACCACACCGATGGGCTTGGACAGGTCTCGGAAGACAGCCGGGTTGCTGAGGTCCAGGGTTGGGGACACATAGTCCTGCAGGACCCAGGGGAACTGGCCGCCCACCAGGACAAGGACTGCATGAGGGTCCCGatggccctgcctgcccaccctgcccagccctcaccgGCAGGGAGCCAGGTACACAGCCTGCCCAAAGGCTAGGACACCATTTGGAGGGGCCACAGAGGAGCAGGACAGACCGCCCTGGGACAGGCTTCCTTTCAGAGAGAACAGAGGccaagatgggaggggtgagggctGGAGGGGGCTCTGTGGAGCCTGCGGGGGACAGAGGCCAAGTCATGGCCAGAGGCACACCTTCCCAGGACCAAGCTCAGGGCTTGGCCCACTGGCAGGCCCTAGCCTCGGGTGAACCCAGAGCTGGCAGATCAGAGGGACAGGGCAGAGGTGTGCAGAGGGCCCTCACCACAGGGTACTGAGACAGGTCATTGTAGGTCCGCCCCGCAATGGTGTTGAGTTGCATCAAGTACTCGAAATTGGATATCTCACGCTGTACCCATTTCTGGGGGACAAGGCAAGGCAAGAGGTGAGCCAGCAGGGCTGTCTAGCACTCCCCCCGCCCTCAAGATCCCAACGGTGCACCCCCCACAACTCACACTCAGGGTGCTCACCTGGGTAAGGCCTGAGGCACGCAGCATCTCCTGCGGGGAGCGGCTGCTTAGGTAGCCTTGGGCGGGGGGCCGCAGGCGCAGGAGCCATGAGTACACCTGGTTCCGTACCTGAGTGTGGGGTGGAGTAGGGTAGGGTTGGGGTCTGGGAGCCTGAGAAGGAGATGAGGCTGGGGTTCCACCCGCTTTGCAGGGGAAGTTGAGGAAGTAGTTGGCCTGATCGATGAAGAACAGCTCAAGTGCAGAACGACGCAGGTTGAAACGCCGGAGGTGGACCTCTCGCAGCTGGGCCAGCGGGCGCCGGAAGTCATGGCCAATGCCTGTTGGGACAAACAGTAGGTGGTGAAGTCAGTTGCCCCAGCTCGACCCACACCTCTGCCGTTCCCTGCCACACCCACCAGTCTGCTCCACCAGGACGCACCCTCCTCTGTTTCCACACGCTCGGTGCTGCCGTCGTAGAAGTACACATGCTGTGTGGTGACCTCCAGCAGCCCTGAGACCACGGCCACTACTGTGACCAGCTGGCACTCGGCCGACAGCACAAGCTTCTCGCGCTGCTCATCCAGTTCCACCGCCTCCATCCTGGGGACCACCATTTGCCTTGGGATCCAGGCCCTGGGACCGCTTCCTGACTCACCCACCAGCCCTAGTCCTCATCCCTGCCCCCAGTTATCGCCAGGACGCCAACCCCTCTCCCCggctgccccttccccagcccctgcaggtctGGGGTCCCCATCCCACTCTGCTCGTGTCTCAGTCCTGCTCTGGGGGGGCTGGCTACTGATGGGCAACAATCAGCCATGAGACGGTTCTCTCAAGGCCCTGCCTGACCTTGGACAGGAGACTGAAGTTGGGCAGCAAAAAGGCCCTGCACTCAGGGCAGCCATGTCACAGCAGCAGGCACACGCAGGCAGACCCTGCCCACCGCCCCAGGCAGATCTCCCCAGAGGCGGTcagctggctcccagccccactcACGGGGTCTCTAGTGCAGCCAGCTCGTCCTCGCCTAGCTGGTCCTCCTGCAGCTCCTCTTGGGGGGTGCTGACTTTGGCTTCTTTGGTCACTGCCAGAGGCAGCGAGGCCTCTTCAGTGAGTGTCAGGGGAGCCTCACCTGCAAGGGGCCAAGAgtttgagggtatttcaaaaagctcatggaaaaatagcattaaaagagaagttggccaaaggacaaaaaaaaaattttgaaatgcatgcctagttttttcacaAATTAcagtttctatgaacttttcttAAAGACCCCTCATTTACATGGACTtcaaagatttttgcaccaaaataaacatctttaattccattttccacacacttcTTCAGGCGCTCATACTCAGTTACAGCAAGGCAAGACAGGAAACACGACTTGGGCAGACCGAGGTCAGCACACTCCTCACCCAGGTTGTCCCTTAAGGCGCTGGCTTCCAGGTGAGGGTCGAAGTGGTAGTTGGGCACCAGCTTCAGGCGCATGCGCGAGTACGTCTCTGCACTGGACAGCTTCCAGCGCGGGGTTGGGGGATCCCTGCAGATATGGCCCGGGTGGTGGTGGTCACGGGTGGGTCCACCGAGGGCTATCGGCCACCGCACATCCAagccctgcaccccaccctgACCCCGCCCCACCTCAGCGCCCAGGCCCCGCGGGGACAGGAGAGCTGGCGCCACAGCGCCCCCCAGTGCAGCAGGGCGGTGGAGTGCTGTGCTGCCTGCTGCTTCAGGGCCGCCACGTGGCGCAGCCCCTCCAGGCGCGCTCGCCGCTGCGCGGGTTCCAGCACCAGCTCCTAGGTGGAAGACAGAGCTCAGCCTGGCTGACTGCAGCCAGTCCCGCCCCGGTTTCTCTATCTTGCCCGGTCAGCCCGGGTTCTGGGCGCCTGTGTGGCACAGGTTCCCGTCCCCAAGCCCGGGCCCCCACCTGGAAGGCCCGACGACTGCGCATGCGCTCTCGCTGGCGCCGCTGCCCACTGCTCATGAGTGTGTCGTAACAGGCGTTCCAGAAACCCGACATGAGGTCGTGGCTCTTAGCATAAGTGTCCATTTCAAACTGCGACATGGCGGGCTGCACCTGCAGGGTCGGGCAAGAAGAGACCAGTGCTGGACACTGGCCCCCAGACCCTACCCGTCTTCCCCCGCACCCACCTCTAAGGCACCTGCTTGTCAATGAAGTGGCGCCATTCGGGTGTGGCACAAAAAGCCTGGAAGTCCTCAAAGAAGGTGGGGCTGCCGTTGGTGGGTGGCAGCGAGGGCAGACCCCACTGTAGTCCCAGGGGCCCGTAGGCGCGGTCCAGCAGCGTGCGCACCAGCGGCACCAGCCAGGAACAGCGCTCCGTAGCTGCtgcggctgggggtgggggctgcccatTCTCGGCGGCCGTCTGGGAGGAAGAGGTGTTCAGCGCCCGTCCCAGGGCGGCCTCCAGCTTGGAGAGCACATAGCAGGCCTCCTCCCGGCGGGCAGGCACCACCGTCTGCAGCAGCATGTGTAGTTTCACGTAGGCCTGGGCATGCAGCTGTGGGTACAAGAGAGTGTGGGTGGCACCCGGCCCCCTCAGCGCTCCCCAGTCCTGCTAGGCCGCCTCCCGCGGCATCTCCCACTGTGCTCACCTGTGGGTCCTCCAGCAGGATGTAGCCCAGCACAAGACGCAGGCCAATCTGTGCCATCTCGCGGAGATCAGCGGTGCCGTTGGCCAGGTGTGGCCAGGCTCCCAGGCGATCGAGTAGGTTGCACACACCTTCAAAGAGCTGCCACACACAACATATTTCCCACGGCCATCACGAGACGCGTCCGGGAATCCACGTGGAGGCAGCAAGTGCAAGTTCGGGCAGGTGGCCAGGTGGGGTTTGAGCACACAGACAAGCCTGTGCTCACGTGCACTCCATCTGCCTCCCAGACCAGGTGCCTCAGGTTGCGTGCACCTGAGCACTCACTCAGCTCACAgtaccctacccccaccccccagcagccGCACCTTCTCACTCCACAGCTCCTGGTTACCGTGGCCCTCAGCACAAAGGAAGTCTTGTAGCAGGCGCAGCAGCCAAAGGGCCTGCTGGGTGAGGCTAGCCAGGACCCCTGGGGGCGCCTCCTTAATGTCTGTCAGGGCTGACTCCAACATCATCTCCAGGAggctgggagtgggagtgggactTAGGGATCTACCTGAAAGCATTCCTTGCCTCCAGAGACTCCTTGCCCTCCCGAGCCACCCTCTCACCTGCGCTTGATGTAATCCGGTGGGCGCACAAGTGTGGCTGAGGCCCCCAGCTGGGTGAGCACCGAGAAGACCTGGCCCCGCTCCCGCCAGGCAGCCTCGTCGCTACCTTCCACGCCCCGCCATGTCACGGAGAACAGCACATTGGTGAGCAGGTTGCACAGTTCCTCCTCAGAGGTTTGCTGTGGGcatggggtggggtgtgtgtgtgggggctgggaaGTGAGAGAATCAGGTGGACCCCCACTCGTCCCCTCTCAGTACCCCACGTCCACTACTGCTAGGGATGGTCAAAAGCAGAGCACTTGGCTAACAACCAGCCTGGCACCAAGGGCCTAAAAGAAAGGCATAGGGGCCTCAGCCATTCCCTGAATTCTAAGGAAGAAACCTGGGGTCCCACTAAATTCCCAAGAAGAGATGGGGCACTTCACCAAGTAATCCCAGCCTTCAGCGACCTGTCTTGGAATTCTCTGGAAGAGTGCCACAGACTGAGCAGAGGCCCATTCCCAAACCAGAAGCACAAGGCAGAACTCCGGGAGCTGTGCTGCCTGTAGGCCCTGCAAGGTCCCAGCCTTCCAGGCTCTCTCAAGGGCCCTTCCAAGAGCTGGCTGGCACCGTCCACTCGGGCTCCATGCGACTCGCCCCGTTCTAGGACCCCCCACCCTCTGGGAACATGACTGCAGAGGGGAGACGCTGACTGGTGGCTGCAGACCTGGTGTGACAGGCCGCCCTTGGAAAGGTCACACAGCCACCCGTGTCCTCCACGCAGCAGCTGCGATGGGCGCCTCACCTGAGGGTTGCTGGTGTTAGAGGTGTCATCCCCGCTGATGGTGGGCTCTGGCAGGCTGCCATCCTCCAGCACATTGGAGAGACTGGAGCTGTGGCGGCCGGGGGCAGCAGGGAAGGGCCGCGGCCCGTCTAGCGGGGAAGGTGTGCCAGGCTGGCTGGCCGGAGTGAGGGTTCCACTGCCGCTGCCGCCACCAGCATTGTTACCTGAGCCCACGCTGGCCCGTTCCAGGCCCAGGTCAAAGGGTGTGCAGAACGGGGACAGGGCATGGTAAAAGGCATCAGGGTCAGGGCAGGGGGCCTCTGAGGGCAGGAAGACATCAGAAGGCTCAGTGGGTGACTCGGTGGGTGGCTTGGGCAGCGATGTCTCTGGGGAGGTGGGTGGCTCCGGGAGAAAGGGTGAGGGactgctggctgtggcagcctccAGGACATACAGCCGAGTCAGCACATCCTGCCAGCCAGCCTGCTGGGCCAGCAGCCGCACCACGTCTGGCTGTCCATAGATGAGGTGGAAGAGCTGCCGGACCAGGGCATAGCAAGTGAGGGgctcacccccacctcctccagcccCTCATCCTGGGGTTTTTTCTGTAGAGACTTCCAGAGACACCCTCCTCACAGACAAAGTGAAATCATCAGTTCCCCTCCCTACAAAGTTTTTGTCTCACACTCACCTGGCGACAGATGTCCAGGCGGATGCTGAGGTCAGCCTGGAAGGACAGTTGTACCACAGCCAGCAGATCTGAGAGGTTCAGACAATCTGGGGAATGGCCAAAGGGGGCCTGAGGGACTGGCCCTTATAGAATGGGGTGCAATCCTGGCCCCTACTCCGACATCTCCTCCCTTCCTGGTCTTTTCCTAGATACCTGTCACCCCCCCACCTGACCTGCCTGTGGCCCCAACCAGGTTGTACCTGCCCCCAGGATCAGCCTGTAGAGGCCCtggcagagttggggggagatGGTCCCCTCGGGCAGGCAGGCGACAAGACCCTGGAGACCACAGTCCCGCAGCCGGAGCCGCTGGCGGCATCGTTCAGGTAACCGCTCGTTCTGCTGCAGTCTGCGCAGGATCTGCAGGAGGGTCATTGGGGGCTGTCCTCACCAGGAAGGACctattgtggtggtggtgggtcaCCACACAGGTGTGTGGATCCAGAGGCCTATGAAGACAGCTTTGCCAGCGGACCCCGAGACTTGCAGGGGCCACagaacatgggatgccagagccgagGACGGGCTGGGTGTACCTTGCAGACTCGGTCGGGCAGCAGAGGCAGCGATCTGGGCcgcaccagcagtgccagcagcaCCTCGAGGTTCCCCGGCTCCAACAGGAAGACAGCCAAGGACTCCTGTGCCGGGGAGCcctgcagcagggccagcagcaggtCCAGCGTACCCACCACCTGCAGACACCAAGTCTTATCCTGGGCTGGGCCTCCTACAGGGTCCACACCCCCGCCTCAGACTCACCAACCTCCAGCCTACCTGGCCATCATCACTTGTGGCTGCCAAAAAGTTCAGCACAACCTGCACGTCTTCAGCAGAGAAGTTCCGCACCAGGAACTCCCGCGCCAGGCCCAGGAGGGAAGTCTGCACTGTGCGCAGGTCATCAGCCGCAAGGGGGCGCTCCCGGCGTGGGCTGGTGTATCCAGCAGGCACatccagccagggccaggtccAGATGGAGGGTAGAGATCAGGGAGGATGAATGGGCGGGGCAAGTGAACCAGGGTAATGCAACTTCCTGTTCCCAAGGTCACTGTGTCAGTCTGCCCCCAACCCCCGCTGCCCATCTGAGTGCACCAGCCTCACCTGTAGTGAGTGCGCAGAGCATCAAGGATGAACTGGACCCCATACTTCCTCCGCAGCTTCTGTCTGTGCTCCCGGACTATGCTGGACATGTACTGGATGTGGCCTGAGTGGGCATCAGCACCGGGCTCAGGCCACCAAGGGAAGCTAGGCCCCTTCATGTGCTCCAGGACAAGGCcatgcccctgccaccccccGCACCCAAAGGACAGAGGCAGTTTGCTTTCAGACACCCAGGGTAGAGTTGGGTCCTGGTCAGATTCTGTCCCCTCAGGGCGTTCAGAGCAGGGCTGTGAACTTCTCACCCCACCCTGCCCTACGACTGGTCCCTCACTCACTGCCCACTCCTACCGAGGCGCACAGCAAAGTCACTGAGGGTCCAGAGGTGAAAGTTGAAGAGCAGATGCTGGTAGAGCCCATACAAGAGGGGCCCGCTGTTCTCCGCTGCCACCTGCTCCATTAGCAACTGGGCAGACATGAGCACGTTCATGTCCATGGCCCAGCTAGGgacctggggtgggaggaggagctgggatgaGCTGTCAGGTTTGACCCACCTGCTGTGGAGCCTCTCAGCTTCTGCCCTTCCTAGCATAGGCATGACGGATACCAACAGGACCAGCCCCGCTGTTCAGAAACCTGcggtggctcctggcctgctgtacaggtcccctgccccagcctgtggGGCCCTTTTCTTCAGATCCTCTGGCACCTCTGCCAGGAAGTGCTCCATGATTAACAATACATCCGTGTCTCCCTTCTTTGTCCCTCTACCCAGTCTCTACCCATCCCATGAGACTCACCTTGCGCAGGAGGGCCCCAATGATGGCGGGCCCCTGGCACTGCACTAGGCTCTCCTGGTTGACGACATGGCCCTGCAGGAAGTTCCGCAGCATCAGCAGAAAGGCAGCCACTGCGTTCCTCTCCATCCGCTCCTCTGCCAGTCACCAGAAAGGGGACGGATTTGTGTCAAGGGCCTGCCGGTGGCCATGAAGCTGCACCACTCCAGCCGCCACCACACCAGGACTCACTCCCTGCAACCCAGGCTCCGGGACTCTCACCTGAAGACTTGCCCAGGGGGAGGATCAGGCCCTGAGTGTTGTGCCCGGAGGTCAGTTCGGGGCCCACGAGGTCATGCGTTTCGgctggccctgcctcagcctcCTGGGGCTGTTCAGCCACTTGCTCCAGCAGGGGCAGCAGAGCCCCCATGCCCCCCACGCAGTTTACCACATCCTGGAGGAGGGGGATGGTGTGAGGACATGGCTCCCAGCCAGCTTCCCGCCCACTCCACTCCCCAAGCCTGgccacatgggtccagggaaGTTTGGTCCTCTCCATTTGGTCTCCACAAACCTCTCAGGGCACAGTGCcactccccagcctgccccacaCACTCACGGGGCCCTGCTCCTGTTTCCtgcccacacagcacacacatacacactcacctTAACATCCCAGGTCTCTACCCTGTGGCCCGTCAGGCGACCATCCAGCCCATGGCCAGGGGATAGGTCCAGACAGATATTGTTCTTACAGGCCTGGGGGAAGAAGTAAGAGCAGGCAGCAAggtcaggag of Oryctolagus cuniculus chromosome 10, mOryCun1.1, whole genome shotgun sequence contains these proteins:
- the NBEAL2 gene encoding neurobeachin-like protein 2 isoform X1, which encodes MPASWSALTHPCALVLNLQGSSAFQKLSLTPLRSHPNLSRSSEAALEERLARVQDRAAPPRSDALRPWAWPGATGGRRGGGGDRWRAAGPEPGQAMAASERLYELWLLYYAQKDLAYLQQWLKAFVGAFEKSISLSSLEPRRPEEAGAEVPLLPLDALHVLAEQLDQGDLEQALLLLKLFILLCRNLENVEAGWGQVLVPRVLALLAALVAELKGTPPPQESRGTQLENVALHALLLCEGLFDPYQTLRRQHSGEVISSKEKSKYKFPPAALPCEFSTFFQESLQDADRWPPTLLLRLIHLFSAILAGGKENGQMAVSSGSVQGLLGVVQSCGRGSAQDPCLLSLALEALVGAVHVLHASRAPPRGPELRALLEGYFRVLNADWPAAPSSGPEEAPVALRVSMLDAIPLMLACEDRPVLQATFLSNNCFEHLMRLIQNSKLYLQARAPPEGDSDLATWLLTEPDVQKVLDQDTDTIAVHVVRVLTCIMSGSPSAKEVFKERIGYPHLHEVLQSHGPPTHRLLQELLDMAVEGDHSLCPPPPIRNEQPVLVLMQWLPALPTAELRLFLAQRLRWLCDSCPASRATCVQAGLVGCLLETLSTGAALGPRCQEQLLALLQALGCVSLRPLELRRLLCPPPGLDPGQDGTEVGKARHAGAVIRALSGMARHQGPPRALRYFDLTPSMAGIMVPPVQRWPGPGFTFHAWLCLHPTDAALALAPTRPHQRKQLYSFFTSSGSGFEAFFTVAGTLVVAVCTRKEYLTMSLPEVTFADSAWHCVAIVHVPGRRPFSQNLVHVYKDGHLVRTAPLRCPSLSEPFSSCCIGSAGHRTTTTTTGPPMPPGPTALEHTHPALTRSQSVPASTGLGWGSGLVAPLQEGSISSTLAGTQDTRWGSPTSLEGELGAVAIFHEALQAAALRTLCALGPNETAPFKPEGELHELGTKLLLHYSPQACKNNICLDLSPGHGLDGRLTGHRVETWDVKDVVNCVGGMGALLPLLEQVAEQPQEAEAGPAETHDLVGPELTSGHNTQGLILPLGKSSEERMERNAVAAFLLMLRNFLQGHVVNQESLVQCQGPAIIGALLRKVPSWAMDMNVLMSAQLLMEQVAAENSGPLLYGLYQHLLFNFHLWTLSDFAVRLGHIQYMSSIVREHRQKLRRKYGVQFILDALRTHYSPRRERPLAADDLRTVQTSLLGLAREFLVRNFSAEDVQVVLNFLAATSDDGQVVGTLDLLLALLQGSPAQESLAVFLLEPGNLEVLLALLVRPRSLPLLPDRVCKILRRLQQNERLPERCRQRLRLRDCGLQGLVACLPEGTISPQLCQGLYRLILGADCLNLSDLLAVVQLSFQADLSIRLDICRQLFHLIYGQPDVVRLLAQQAGWQDVLTRLYVLEAATASSPSPFLPEPPTSPETSLPKPPTESPTEPSDVFLPSEAPCPDPDAFYHALSPFCTPFDLGLERASVGSGNNAGGGSGSGTLTPASQPGTPSPLDGPRPFPAAPGRHSSSLSNVLEDGSLPEPTISGDDTSNTSNPQQTSEEELCNLLTNVLFSVTWRGVEGSDEAAWRERGQVFSVLTQLGASATLVRPPDYIKRSLLEMMLESALTDIKEAPPGVLASLTQQALWLLRLLQDFLCAEGHGNQELWSEKLFEGVCNLLDRLGAWPHLANGTADLREMAQIGLRLVLGYILLEDPQLHAQAYVKLHMLLQTVVPARREEACYVLSKLEAALGRALNTSSSQTAAENGQPPPPAAAATERCSWLVPLVRTLLDRAYGPLGLQWGLPSLPPTNGSPTFFEDFQAFCATPEWRHFIDKQVQPAMSQFEMDTYAKSHDLMSGFWNACYDTLMSSGQRRQRERMRSRRAFQELVLEPAQRRARLEGLRHVAALKQQAAQHSTALLHWGALWRQLSCPRGAWALRDPPTPRWKLSSAETYSRMRLKLVPNYHFDPHLEASALRDNLGEAPLTLTEEASLPLAVTKEAKVSTPQEELQEDQLGEDELAALETPMEAVELDEQREKLVLSAECQLVTVVAVVSGLLEVTTQHVYFYDGSTERVETEEGIGHDFRRPLAQLREVHLRRFNLRRSALELFFIDQANYFLNFPCKAGGTPASSPSQAPRPQPYPTPPHTQVRNQVYSWLLRLRPPAQGYLSSRSPQEMLRASGLTQKWVQREISNFEYLMQLNTIAGRTYNDLSQYPVFPWVLQDYVSPTLDLSNPAVFRDLSKPIGVVNPKHAQLVREKYESFEDPAGTIDKFHYGTHYSNAAGVMHYLIRMEPFTSLHVQLQSGRFDCSDRQFHSVAAAWQARLESPADVKELIPEFFYFPDFLENQNGFDLGCLQLTNEKVGDVVLPPWASSPEDFIQKHRRALESEYVSAHLHEWIDLIFGYKQRGPAAEEALNVFYYCTYEGAVDLDHVADERERKALEGIISNFGQTPCQLLKEPHPMRLSAEEAAHRLARLDTNSPSIFQHLDQLKAFFAEVVSEGVPLVLALVPHRQPHSFITQGSPDLLVTVSANGLLGTHSWLPYDRNISNYFSFSKDPTMGNPKMQRLLSGPWVPGSGVTGQALAVAPDGKLLFSGGHWDGSLRVTALPRGKLLNQLSRHLDVVTCLALDTCGIYLISGSRDTTCMVWRLLQQGGLSVGLAPKPVQVLYGHEAAVSCVAISTELDMAVSGSEDGTVIIHTVRRGQFVAALRPPGAALPGPVSHLALGSEGQIVVQSSAWERPGAQVTYSLHLYSVNGRLRASLPLAEQPTALAVTEDFVLLGTAQCALHILHLNKLLPAAPPLPMKVPIRSVAVTKERSHVLVGLEDGKLIVVGSGKPSELRSNQFARKLWRSSSRRITQVSSGETEYGSGEAR
- the NBEAL2 gene encoding neurobeachin-like protein 2 isoform X6 yields the protein MPASWSALTHPCALVLNLQGSSAFQKLSLTPLRSHPNLSRSSEAALEERLARVQDRAAPPRSDALRPWAWPGATGGRRGGGGDRWRAAGPEPGQAMAASERLYELWLLYYAQKDLAYLQQWLKAFVGAFEKSISLSSLEPRRPEEAGAEVPLLPLDALHVLAEQLDQGDLEQALLLLKLFILLCRNLENVEAGWGQVLVPRVLALLAALVAELKGTPPPQESRGTQLENVALHALLLCEGLFDPYQTLRRQHSGEVISSKEKSKYKFPPAALPCEFSTFFQESLQDADRWPPTLLLRLIHLFSAILAGGKENGQMAVSSGSVQGLLGVVQSCGRGSAQDPCLLSLALEALVGAVHVLHASRAPPRGPELRALLEGYFRVLNADWPAAPSSGPEEAPVALRVSMLDAIPLMLACEDRPVLQATFLSNNCFEHLMRLIQNSKVLDQDTDTIAVHVVRVLTCIMSGSPSAKEVFKERIGYPHLHEVLQSHGPPTHRLLQELLDMAVEGDHSLCPPPPIRNEQPVLVLMQWLPALPTAELRLFLAQRLRWLCDSCPASRATCVQAGLVGCLLETLSTGAALGPRCQEQLLALLQALGCVSLRPLELRRLLCPPPGLDPGQDGTEVGKARHAGAVIRALSGMARHQGPPRALRYFDLTPSMAGIMVPPVQRWPGPGFTFHAWLCLHPTDAALALAPTRPHQRKQLYSFFTSSGSGFEAFFTVAGTLVVAVCTRKEYLTMSLPEVTFADSAWHCVAIVHVPGRRPFSQNLVHVYKDGHLVRTAPLRCPSLSEPFSSCCIGSAGHRTTTTTTGPPMPPGPTALEHTHPALTRSQSVPASTGLGWGSGLVAPLQEGSISSTLAGTQDTRWGSPTSLEGELGAVAIFHEALQAAALRTLCALGPNETAPFKPEGELHELGTKLLLHYSPQACKNNICLDLSPGHGLDGRLTGHRVETWDVKDVVNCVGGMGALLPLLEQVAEQPQEAEAGPAETHDLVGPELTSGHNTQGLILPLGKSSEERMERNAVAAFLLMLRNFLQGHVVNQESLVQCQGPAIIGALLRKVPSWAMDMNVLMSAQLLMEQVAAENSGPLLYGLYQHLLFNFHLWTLSDFAVRLGHIQYMSSIVREHRQKLRRKYGVQFILDALRTHYSPRRERPLAADDLRTVQTSLLGLAREFLVRNFSAEDVQVVLNFLAATSDDGQVVGTLDLLLALLQGSPAQESLAVFLLEPGNLEVLLALLVRPRSLPLLPDRVCKILRRLQQNERLPERCRQRLRLRDCGLQGLVACLPEGTISPQLCQGLYRLILGADCLNLSDLLAVVQLSFQADLSIRLDICRQLFHLIYGQPDVVRLLAQQAGWQDVLTRLYVLEAATASSPSPFLPEPPTSPETSLPKPPTESPTEPSDVFLPSEAPCPDPDAFYHALSPFCTPFDLGLERASVGSGNNAGGGSGSGTLTPASQPGTPSPLDGPRPFPAAPGRHSSSLSNVLEDGSLPEPTISGDDTSNTSNPQQTSEEELCNLLTNVLFSVTWRGVEGSDEAAWRERGQVFSVLTQLGASATLVRPPDYIKRSLLEMMLESALTDIKEAPPGVLASLTQQALWLLRLLQDFLCAEGHGNQELWSEKLFEGVCNLLDRLGAWPHLANGTADLREMAQIGLRLVLGYILLEDPQLHAQAYVKLHMLLQTVVPARREEACYVLSKLEAALGRALNTSSSQTAAENGQPPPPAAAATERCSWLVPLVRTLLDRAYGPLGLQWGLPSLPPTNGSPTFFEDFQAFCATPEWRHFIDKQVQPAMSQFEMDTYAKSHDLMSGFWNACYDTLMSSGQRRQRERMRSRRAFQELVLEPAQRRARLEGLRHVAALKQQAAQHSTALLHWGALWRQLSCPRGAWALRDPPTPRWKLSSAETYSRMRLKLVPNYHFDPHLEASALRDNLGEAPLTLTEEASLPLAVTKEAKVSTPQEELQEDQLGEDELAALETPMEAVELDEQREKLVLSAECQLVTVVAVVSGLLEVTTQHVYFYDGSTERVETEEGIGHDFRRPLAQLREVHLRRFNLRRSALELFFIDQANYFLNFPCKAGGTPASSPSQAPRPQPYPTPPHTQVRNQVYSWLLRLRPPAQGYLSSRSPQEMLRASGLTQKWVQREISNFEYLMQLNTIAGRTYNDLSQYPVFPWVLQDYVSPTLDLSNPAVFRDLSKPIGVVNPKHAQLVREKYESFEDPAGTIDKFHYGTHYSNAAGVMHYLIRMEPFTSLHVQLQSGRFDCSDRQFHSVAAAWQARLESPADVKELIPEFFYFPDFLENQNGFDLGCLQLTNEKVGDVVLPPWASSPEDFIQKHRRALESEYVSAHLHEWIDLIFGYKQRGPAAEEALNVFYYCTYEGAVDLDHVADERERKALEGIISNFGQTPCQLLKEPHPMRLSAEEAAHRLARLDTNSPSIFQHLDQLKAFFAEVVSEGVPLVLALVPHRQPHSFITQGSPDLLVTVSANGLLGTHSWLPYDRNISNYFSFSKDPTMGNPKMQRLLSGPWVPGSGVTGQALAVAPDGKLLFSGGHWDGSLRVTALPRGKLLNQLSRHLDVVTCLALDTCGIYLISGSRDTTCMVWRLLQQGGLSVGLAPKPVQVLYGHEAAVSCVAISTELDMAVSGSEDGTVIIHTVRRGQFVAALRPPGAALPGPVSHLALGSEGQIVVQSSAWERPGAQVTYSLHLYSVNGRLRASLPLAEQPTALAVTEDFVLLGTAQCALHILHLNKLLPAAPPLPMKVPIRSVAVTKERSHVLVGLEDGKLIVVGSGKPSELRSNQFARKLWRSSSRRITQVSSGETEYGSGEAR